GAGTCAAGATAATAAATAATGATTGTGTTCTGTATAAAACGAAAAAGTAAAGCAGTTCAAGTGAACAAAATACCCCCACTTTGCGGGATTTACAACTGGTAGCTGAGCAACGAAAAACCTGTCCTGAAAGGAACTTGTCAGTCAAAAATTGATGGTAGCTCCTTATAGGATAAAACTTTTAAAGAAGTACCCCTATCAGAGGTATCATTTAATGGAATAGTTGTGTCGAGTTTGAGCTTCATTCTGCGGTTAAGTCATTTGTGTAGTTCTATGAGATGTATCTACAGTAAAAAAAATGTCCGCTTAAGGGCAAAAAAAATGAGGTGACATAAAGTACCTCATTTCTCGTATAAAAGTATGCCTTGTCATATATACATCAAACGGAATAAAAAATCTGGTTTTCAGGTTGCTGCGAAAACAATATAACCATTCCAGTAAGTGATTTTTGGTCACCTAGGCCGTTCAAAGCATAATATTACATAGGGGTCATGTTAATTGCTTCTACTGCAGTAATCTCTGGTACTGCCTTACGGATAGACTCTTCTATACCTGCCTTTAATGTCATAGCTGACATAGGGCAAGAGCCACAAGAACCCATCAGCTCTAGTTTAACAACCCCATCTTCACTTACCTCCAGCACTTTTACATCACCTCCATCTGTTTTGAGGTAGGGGCGAATAGTATCTAGTGCGTTATCTACGCGCTCTATCATATCTATTGTAGTATCCATAAATTCGTTTGGTTTGAGCTAAGCAACCCCAGGTTGCTATACTTTAATTTCTACTTTTTGTGTTTTAGGCTGGCTTGCATTACGTATAGCTACTTGCTGGGCAAGGCCTTGGGCAAGCCCTTCAAAGGCTTTAACGGTTGTTTCATCAGCATCTTGTACTGCAGGTACTCCATTATCTCCTCCTTCTCTTATATCTTGTACC
This genomic interval from Microscilla marina ATCC 23134 contains the following:
- a CDS encoding NifU family protein, with translation MDTTIDMIERVDNALDTIRPYLKTDGGDVKVLEVSEDGVVKLELMGSCGSCPMSAMTLKAGIEESIRKAVPEITAVEAINMTPM